The Parashewanella tropica genome window below encodes:
- a CDS encoding cytochrome c oxidase assembly protein: MSQQPMSKNKKLMIYLIFGCIGMFGFGFALVPLYNVMCKQLGINGHSSNIPEKYKKELVVDKSRNIKVEFVTQIHPGLPYDFGAITKEVTVHPGELAHAKFYARNNSHHLIVSQAIPSISPGQGTLYFHKTECFCFTQQPLKAQTSADLPVVFFIDPALPKDIHTITLSYTLYDVTKAVLEAHPEVAKQVES; encoded by the coding sequence ATGAGTCAACAACCCATGTCCAAGAATAAAAAGCTGATGATTTACTTAATTTTCGGCTGTATTGGTATGTTTGGATTTGGATTTGCTTTAGTACCTCTCTATAACGTCATGTGTAAACAGCTCGGTATAAATGGTCACTCTTCAAACATTCCAGAAAAATATAAAAAAGAACTAGTGGTCGATAAAAGTCGCAATATTAAAGTTGAATTTGTGACTCAAATTCATCCTGGACTACCTTATGATTTTGGAGCAATAACTAAAGAAGTGACTGTTCATCCCGGTGAGTTAGCTCATGCAAAGTTCTACGCGCGGAATAATTCACATCATTTGATTGTGTCACAAGCCATTCCTTCGATATCACCCGGTCAAGGGACGCTGTATTTTCATAAAACCGAATGTTTTTGTTTTACTCAACAACCACTGAAAGCTCAAACAAGCGCAGATTTACCCGTCGTTTTTTTTATTGACCCAGCGCTACCTAAGGACATACATACCATAACTTTGTCCTACACCTTGTACGACGTCACTAAAGCTGTTTTAGAGGCTCACCCTGAAGTTGCCAAACAAGTAGAAAGCTAA
- the ctaD gene encoding cytochrome c oxidase subunit I: MTTLNPEMSTTINSTSHEHHHQPPKGIMRWLKTTNHKDIGTLYLWFSFIMFLIGGCMAMLIRVELFEPGKVILDPNLFNQMTTVHGLIMVFGAVMPAFTGLANWLIPMMIGAPDMALPRMNNWSFWILPFAFAILISTLFMPGGGPNFGWTFYAPLSTHYSSDSTALFVFSIHIMGISSIMGAMNVIVTIFNLRAPGMKWMKLPLFVWTWLITAFLLIAVMPVLAGVVTMVLTDKFFGTSFFDAAGGGDPVMFQHIFWFFGHPEVYIMILPAFGIISSIIPAFSRKKLFGYSSMVYATGSIALLSFIVWGHHMFTTGMPLVSELFFMYCTMIIAVPTGVKVFNWVATMWRGSLSFEPPMLFAIAFVILFTIGGFSGLMLAITPADFQYHNTYFVVAHFHYVLVTGAVFAIMAAAYYWLPKWTGHMYNFTLAKWHFWCSVISVNVLFFPMHFLGLAGMPRRIPDYALQFANLNKVVSIGGFTFGLSQLLFLALVIKCIKGGEKAPAKPWDGAEGLEWTLPSPPPYHSFSTPPEVE, translated from the coding sequence ATGACAACATTGAATCCAGAGATGTCCACCACTATTAACTCGACCAGCCATGAACATCACCATCAACCTCCAAAAGGAATCATGCGTTGGTTAAAAACGACTAATCATAAGGATATTGGCACTTTATATTTATGGTTTAGCTTTATTATGTTTTTGATTGGCGGCTGCATGGCAATGCTGATCAGAGTTGAGCTCTTCGAACCAGGCAAAGTCATCTTAGACCCAAATTTATTTAATCAGATGACCACTGTACATGGACTGATAATGGTATTTGGTGCGGTAATGCCAGCATTTACTGGTTTAGCGAACTGGCTTATTCCAATGATGATCGGCGCACCTGATATGGCGCTACCAAGAATGAATAATTGGAGCTTTTGGATATTACCGTTTGCCTTTGCCATTTTAATTAGCACCTTGTTCATGCCTGGTGGTGGCCCAAATTTCGGATGGACTTTTTACGCACCGCTATCCACCCATTACAGTAGTGATAGTACCGCTTTATTTGTTTTTTCTATTCACATTATGGGTATTAGCTCAATCATGGGCGCAATGAATGTCATTGTAACTATCTTTAACCTTCGTGCACCGGGTATGAAGTGGATGAAGTTACCACTTTTTGTATGGACTTGGCTGATTACCGCATTTTTATTGATAGCAGTAATGCCCGTATTGGCTGGTGTTGTTACCATGGTGCTAACAGATAAGTTTTTTGGGACCAGTTTTTTTGATGCTGCTGGTGGTGGCGATCCTGTAATGTTTCAGCACATCTTTTGGTTTTTTGGTCATCCTGAAGTTTATATTATGATTCTGCCTGCTTTTGGGATCATTTCTTCCATCATTCCTGCATTCAGTAGAAAGAAATTGTTTGGTTATTCATCAATGGTTTATGCCACAGGAAGTATCGCATTGCTGTCATTTATCGTGTGGGGGCATCACATGTTTACTACAGGTATGCCATTGGTGTCAGAACTCTTCTTTATGTATTGCACCATGATTATCGCGGTTCCCACAGGTGTAAAAGTGTTTAACTGGGTAGCAACCATGTGGCGGGGCTCACTATCGTTTGAACCTCCAATGTTGTTCGCTATTGCGTTTGTCATTCTATTTACCATTGGTGGGTTCTCTGGTTTGATGTTGGCGATTACGCCTGCGGATTTCCAATATCATAATACCTATTTTGTCGTCGCTCATTTTCATTACGTATTAGTGACTGGTGCGGTATTCGCGATTATGGCCGCTGCGTATTATTGGTTACCGAAATGGACTGGACACATGTATAACTTCACATTAGCCAAATGGCACTTTTGGTGTTCTGTGATATCTGTGAATGTGTTATTTTTTCCAATGCACTTTTTGGGTCTAGCTGGTATGCCAAGGCGTATCCCTGATTATGCATTGCAGTTCGCGAATTTGAATAAAGTGGTTTCTATCGGTGGTTTTACTTTCGGGTTATCGCAATTATTGTTTTTAGCATTAGTGATCAAATGCATTAAAGGAGGTGAGAAAGCACCAGCTAAACCTTGGGATGGAGCTGAAGGATTGGAGTGGACATTGCCTAGTCCGCCACCATATCACTCATTTTCAACACCGCCAGAGGTTGAATAA
- a CDS encoding AsmA family protein has product MKLIKGLAIGIVVIITALVLYLTLFFNINQLKPQIISSIEESTGYKANIDGDLGWKLFPSVGIEVNGFAIENPKGFNKKELVRIDHVVADVALLPLLSKDIEVEAMEFKGMTLNLLTDKNGLSNLNKLQQKGQSTKSKPEVAKPEQAKDEKTNIDLGSVKIAGVNIENIIIHQQNLQIQSQQTVKLDYFKLASFSLDTDSPFNLKAEIKQPKLDANLTGRGVINVASSFKSINLKSFETELNANGADLPTGHIKAILKLAATVNLDEQKAKLKVNHVQVNDIKGNGSVYASYGLRVPKVNVSFNLGDVDLTPYLPKDSAEQSSNESVNDDVAAKTSQGAEKEPDLSALASINGSVQVNIKSVKANNIHAENLQLITEITNSVLTVKDISSDLYQGRLQAKARLDARKPIARYGFSGNLSKFQFQPLLKDALDAEEISGETNLSITGNGIGLTPSSIKRKLSAKGRFAVTDGAYHGVDIGKMLSNFENQLKGAAAPAETQVDKTLFAKLGTEFAINNGVMRITNTTLSSPALKVKGNGTASLLTDNLVYKLTVNVTESKRNKSGWNQLRGRDIPFLVTGTLANPKFKLDTEAVLKQELNREKEKFKKKLFEQLGF; this is encoded by the coding sequence ATGAAATTGATAAAAGGATTGGCAATAGGCATTGTCGTTATCATAACCGCGCTCGTTTTATATCTCACACTGTTCTTCAATATCAACCAGCTAAAACCTCAAATTATCTCTTCCATTGAAGAATCTACTGGCTATAAAGCTAATATTGATGGTGATTTAGGTTGGAAACTTTTCCCTTCAGTTGGAATTGAAGTTAATGGTTTCGCCATTGAAAACCCTAAAGGTTTTAATAAAAAAGAATTGGTACGGATTGACCACGTTGTTGCTGATGTCGCTTTATTGCCATTGCTTTCAAAAGACATTGAAGTTGAAGCGATGGAATTCAAAGGTATGACGTTGAATCTTTTAACGGATAAAAATGGTCTATCGAATCTCAATAAGTTGCAACAAAAAGGTCAATCGACAAAATCTAAACCTGAAGTGGCTAAGCCTGAACAAGCAAAGGATGAAAAAACAAATATCGATCTTGGTTCAGTAAAGATTGCGGGTGTGAATATTGAGAATATTATTATTCATCAACAAAATTTACAAATTCAATCACAACAAACAGTAAAGTTAGATTACTTTAAACTGGCCTCGTTTAGTTTAGATACAGACTCACCATTTAATCTTAAGGCCGAAATTAAGCAGCCTAAGCTGGATGCAAATCTTACAGGTAGAGGCGTAATCAATGTGGCTTCCAGTTTTAAATCAATAAACTTGAAAAGTTTTGAAACTGAGTTGAATGCAAATGGTGCTGATTTGCCGACAGGGCACATAAAAGCCATCTTGAAGTTAGCTGCAACGGTAAATCTTGACGAACAAAAAGCGAAGTTAAAGGTTAACCATGTACAAGTTAATGACATCAAAGGTAACGGAAGTGTATATGCAAGCTACGGTTTGAGGGTTCCAAAGGTAAATGTCAGCTTCAACTTAGGTGATGTAGACCTTACTCCTTATTTGCCAAAAGACTCTGCTGAACAAAGTTCCAATGAGAGCGTTAATGACGATGTTGCTGCTAAAACTTCTCAAGGTGCTGAGAAAGAGCCAGACCTTTCAGCTCTAGCTTCAATCAATGGCAGTGTACAAGTGAACATCAAGAGTGTTAAAGCGAATAACATTCACGCCGAAAACCTACAGCTGATAACAGAAATTACTAACTCTGTATTAACAGTGAAAGATATTTCCAGTGATCTTTATCAAGGCAGACTCCAAGCTAAAGCTCGTTTGGACGCAAGAAAGCCAATTGCTCGTTATGGCTTTAGTGGTAACTTGTCCAAATTCCAATTTCAGCCATTGTTAAAAGATGCATTAGATGCTGAAGAGATTTCAGGGGAAACCAATTTATCTATCACAGGTAATGGTATTGGTCTAACACCTTCTTCCATAAAGCGTAAGCTGTCAGCTAAAGGCCGTTTTGCGGTAACAGATGGTGCCTATCATGGTGTCGATATTGGAAAAATGCTATCTAATTTCGAGAATCAGCTGAAAGGAGCTGCTGCACCAGCTGAGACGCAAGTTGATAAAACACTTTTTGCAAAGTTAGGTACAGAGTTTGCCATTAATAACGGCGTTATGAGGATAACTAATACAACCTTATCTTCACCAGCTTTAAAGGTTAAAGGCAATGGGACTGCTTCTTTATTGACGGATAATTTAGTTTATAAACTCACAGTAAATGTTACTGAAAGTAAAAGAAATAAATCAGGCTGGAATCAACTTAGAGGTAGAGATATTCCGTTCTTAGTAACTGGTACTTTAGCTAATCCTAAGTTTAAATTAGATACTGAAGCCGTTTTAAAGCAAGAGTTGAATAGAGAAAAAGAAAAGTTTAAAAAGAAATTATTTGAACAGCTTGGCTTCTAA
- a CDS encoding tRNA-uridine aminocarboxypropyltransferase, whose amino-acid sequence MTILKHRIHSLYDYRKSLSSTEFNARGKNISRCKLCLQARIWCLCPHRRQLNSDAAFALVMYDDEVLKPSNTGRLIADLFPDTHAFLWSRTEPNPKLLALLTNDQYQPILIFPEEYATEKTSVINSINTKDFSNKKPLFILLDGCWREAVKMFRKSPYLQNIPMLSFSPDFLANYMIRKGVRDFQLGTAEVAALALESFGETHNAIALQKWCDVFKESVLLGRNKRPAKELKPFTEYLDRFNEAHQQAILEGM is encoded by the coding sequence ATGACTATATTAAAGCACCGCATTCACAGCCTGTATGATTACAGAAAATCCTTGTCCTCTACCGAGTTTAATGCCAGAGGCAAAAACATCAGTCGCTGCAAACTGTGTTTACAGGCAAGAATTTGGTGTTTGTGTCCGCATAGACGCCAGTTAAATTCCGATGCCGCATTTGCTTTAGTCATGTACGATGATGAAGTGTTAAAACCTTCAAACACTGGGCGCTTAATTGCGGATTTATTCCCTGACACACACGCTTTTCTTTGGTCGAGAACGGAACCTAATCCGAAGTTATTGGCTTTATTGACCAACGACCAATATCAACCAATTCTTATTTTTCCTGAAGAATATGCAACAGAAAAAACGAGTGTTATTAATTCGATAAACACAAAAGATTTTTCAAATAAGAAGCCGTTATTTATCCTACTTGATGGTTGCTGGCGTGAAGCGGTAAAAATGTTTCGGAAAAGTCCGTATTTACAAAACATTCCTATGCTGTCATTTAGTCCAGATTTTCTGGCGAACTATATGATCCGAAAAGGTGTCAGAGATTTCCAGCTTGGTACGGCTGAAGTTGCCGCTTTAGCATTAGAGTCATTTGGGGAAACTCATAATGCTATTGCGTTGCAAAAATGGTGTGATGTCTTCAAAGAATCTGTTTTATTAGGACGAAATAAAAGACCAGCCAAAGAACTTAAACCTTTTACTGAATATTTAGATCGTTTTAATGAAGCACATCAACAAGCGATATTAGAAGGGATGTAA
- the pssA gene encoding CDP-diacylglycerol--serine O-phosphatidyltransferase, giving the protein MLSQLSGISITADSMSWLLTAEHFRKELINRIANAQHSIYISALYLEDDEAGREIIDALLAAKQSNPTLDVKVFVDFHRARRGLIGHKGDSGNYFMYRERLAKAEHPIEIYGVPVKSKEILGVLHLKGFVIDDSIIFSGASLNNIYLHHANKYRFDRYHVIDSEYGARTLRDFMKGLLEEPAIVSLAQTQEPEILPTKSQIKKLKSRLSRSNYEFNGVKLGLRITPLVGLGKRKNALNKAAIAVVKESIESLFICTPYFNPPYSLSRALTKHLKQGKKLEIVVGDKTANDFFIPPEEEFSTIGAVPYIYEQALLRFMKRHQWAIDKGLLKVNLWKNENNSFHLKGISADNKYHLLTGSNLNPRAWSLDLENGILVHDVHQELEQGFSKEREHILQNTTQVAHYTDIETLQDYPEEVKKILTRIKRLRADFILRRIM; this is encoded by the coding sequence TTGTTAAGCCAGTTAAGTGGCATTTCAATTACGGCTGACTCAATGTCATGGTTACTCACGGCAGAACATTTTCGCAAAGAGTTAATTAACCGTATTGCCAACGCACAACACAGCATCTATATCTCAGCACTATATCTTGAAGATGATGAAGCGGGTCGCGAAATTATTGATGCACTACTGGCTGCAAAGCAATCTAACCCTACGCTTGATGTTAAAGTCTTTGTTGATTTTCACCGTGCTCGTCGTGGTTTGATTGGGCATAAAGGAGACAGTGGGAACTATTTCATGTATCGGGAGCGTCTAGCGAAGGCTGAGCACCCGATTGAAATTTATGGTGTTCCTGTTAAATCAAAAGAAATTCTTGGGGTACTTCACCTAAAAGGATTTGTCATTGATGACTCGATCATCTTTAGTGGCGCGAGTTTAAATAATATCTATTTACACCATGCAAACAAATATCGTTTTGACCGTTATCATGTCATTGATAGTGAATATGGTGCTCGCACACTACGCGATTTTATGAAAGGCTTACTTGAAGAGCCTGCGATTGTTTCTTTAGCGCAAACACAAGAACCGGAAATTTTACCGACTAAATCGCAAATTAAAAAGCTTAAGAGCCGTTTAAGCAGAAGTAATTATGAATTCAATGGTGTTAAGTTAGGCCTTCGTATTACTCCGTTGGTTGGATTAGGCAAACGAAAAAATGCACTAAATAAAGCAGCGATTGCGGTTGTTAAAGAATCCATTGAATCATTATTTATTTGTACTCCATACTTTAATCCACCGTATTCATTGAGTCGCGCGTTAACAAAACATTTGAAGCAAGGCAAAAAGCTTGAAATTGTTGTGGGTGATAAGACAGCTAATGATTTCTTTATCCCTCCTGAAGAGGAATTTTCAACCATTGGTGCTGTTCCATATATCTATGAACAAGCATTACTGCGATTTATGAAGCGTCATCAATGGGCGATAGATAAGGGATTGTTGAAGGTTAACCTTTGGAAGAATGAAAACAACAGCTTTCATTTAAAGGGCATAAGTGCAGATAATAAATACCACCTACTTACAGGTTCAAATCTAAACCCTAGAGCGTGGTCGTTAGATCTTGAAAATGGCATTTTAGTTCATGATGTTCACCAAGAGTTAGAGCAAGGATTCTCTAAAGAAAGAGAGCATATTTTACAAAATACTACGCAGGTCGCTCATTATACCGATATCGAAACCTTGCAAGATTACCCTGAAGAAGTGAAAAAAATCTTAACTCGCATTAAGCGCTTACGTGCAGACTTTATCCTTCGTCGTATTATGTGA
- a CDS encoding anti-phage deoxyguanosine triphosphatase translates to MSLNLWHQRRSTESKNRRDDHRSPFQRDRARILHSAAFRRLQAKTQVLGVGMNDFYRTRLTHSLEVAQIGTGILAQLKQKHPNQHELLSSNSLIESLCLAHDIGHPPFGHGGETALNYMMRDHGGFEGNGQTFRILSRLEPYTAHWGMNLARRTLLGVLKYPVPYQSLFNQYELQKVKNYRQLKPAQWPVVKGIYDDDIEILDWVLEPLSDNDKSRFLTSKETKLYHHKRTVYKSLDCSIMELADDIAYAVHDLEDAIVMGIVTKEQWQHLVEFQLNEIDNDWINQEVVNLKDKLFNSEHHVRKDAIGTLVNSLVTAIYLDRDPNFDSPLLSFNAKLQPEFNLLLDILKRFVYKMVIRRPEIQMIEFKGQQIVMELFEALESDPERLLPFNTQERWLKHQHEFGNGNRILCDYISGMTDDFAGRLYQQLFSPKTNSLIDLSSQ, encoded by the coding sequence ATGAGTCTAAATTTGTGGCATCAACGTCGATCAACAGAGTCTAAAAATAGACGGGATGATCATCGCAGTCCATTTCAGCGTGACCGAGCAAGAATTTTACACTCAGCCGCTTTTCGTCGCTTACAAGCCAAAACTCAAGTTTTGGGTGTTGGTATGAATGATTTTTATCGCACCCGATTAACTCACTCGCTAGAAGTCGCTCAAATCGGCACAGGAATTTTAGCTCAGTTAAAACAGAAGCACCCGAACCAACATGAATTACTAAGTTCAAATAGTTTAATAGAAAGTCTTTGCTTAGCTCATGATATTGGTCATCCTCCCTTTGGCCATGGAGGTGAAACCGCTTTAAATTATATGATGCGTGATCATGGCGGGTTTGAAGGCAATGGGCAAACGTTCCGGATCTTATCGCGTTTAGAGCCCTACACAGCACATTGGGGAATGAACCTCGCGCGGCGCACACTTCTTGGAGTATTAAAATACCCTGTTCCTTATCAAAGTCTATTTAATCAATATGAGTTACAAAAAGTAAAAAATTATCGTCAATTAAAGCCTGCCCAGTGGCCCGTTGTAAAAGGAATATATGATGATGACATCGAGATCCTCGATTGGGTACTTGAGCCATTATCAGACAACGACAAATCACGATTTTTAACCAGCAAAGAGACAAAACTGTATCATCACAAACGGACAGTTTATAAGTCACTTGATTGCTCGATCATGGAATTGGCAGATGACATCGCCTATGCCGTACATGATCTAGAAGACGCCATTGTTATGGGAATTGTAACTAAGGAACAATGGCAACATTTGGTTGAATTTCAATTAAATGAAATTGATAACGATTGGATAAATCAAGAAGTTGTCAATCTCAAAGACAAACTCTTTAACTCTGAACATCATGTTAGAAAAGATGCAATAGGCACGTTGGTAAACAGCTTAGTCACAGCCATTTATCTTGACCGTGATCCCAACTTTGACAGCCCATTACTTAGCTTTAATGCCAAGCTTCAACCTGAGTTTAATTTATTGCTCGATATCTTAAAACGCTTCGTTTACAAAATGGTGATACGCAGGCCAGAAATTCAAATGATTGAATTTAAAGGACAGCAAATCGTCATGGAGTTATTTGAAGCATTAGAATCCGATCCTGAGCGCTTGCTCCCTTTTAATACTCAAGAGCGCTGGCTTAAACATCAACATGAGTTTGGTAACGGCAACCGTATTTTATGTGATTATATATCCGGAATGACCGATGATTTTGCGGGTCGTTTGTATCAACAATTATTTAGCCCTAAAACCAATAGTTTGATCGATTTAAGTTCCCAATAG
- a CDS encoding HPr family phosphocarrier protein: MYQKTITILAKHGIHTRPAALLVKTAKTFDCDVIVECNGKQASAKSLFKLQTLGLYQGQEVKVFAEGAHAQEAVESVSTLLETLS; encoded by the coding sequence ATGTACCAAAAAACGATTACCATCCTAGCCAAGCATGGAATTCATACTCGCCCTGCAGCCCTCTTAGTAAAAACGGCTAAAACATTTGATTGTGATGTCATTGTGGAGTGTAATGGCAAACAAGCCAGTGCCAAAAGTTTATTCAAATTGCAAACTCTGGGCTTATATCAAGGGCAAGAAGTAAAAGTTTTTGCCGAAGGCGCGCATGCACAAGAAGCCGTTGAGAGTGTATCTACACTACTCGAAACCTTAAGTTAA
- the ptsP gene encoding phosphoenolpyruvate--protein phosphotransferase, translating to MSLTGIIGSTGLAFGQAVHIIEQDYKVDLHLLRKHEVTEEQARLKEGVRHLVQLLQASLQQLNPECENYQLIESDILLLDDQELHAEMLNSIEHQRYSATLAVQRTFDTHAYEIESIQDPMIASRGQDIRHLSSRLIAAINGTLSWNLDYLTQSTIILAHDITPAEFALLPTKYISGIVLETGSITSHTAILASAAGIPALLDCQYQSLNIRNGQPLVIDAIDGILHHMPDDELVEKLRRKQLEEVTRTNALLTITGQETQTLDGHSVSLLANVGNINDVTRAKDIGSLGVGLFRTEFMLMHDSEYPNEQKQYQTFCDALHILNGMPLTIRTLDVGADKPLPFVQAAQEENPALGIRGCRYSLDHPQYLKPQLKAAMRATNHGLVKIMFPMVNQVEEIDLIKSVIEECKQELINNDIGYGNFDFGIMVETPAAVLNLPSMLPELDFISIGTNDLTQYSMAADRSNLSLSKSFPALSPAILKTIDLIVTQAKQYDVSVSLCGELASDPKVVPLLIGLGLSELSVNLNKFLEIKSTICSGDYNQFQELAEKALKQTRIQPLQQLIYART from the coding sequence ATGTCATTAACTGGAATTATTGGATCCACTGGTCTTGCATTTGGTCAAGCTGTACACATTATTGAGCAAGATTATAAAGTTGACTTACACCTGCTTCGCAAACATGAAGTCACTGAAGAGCAAGCTCGCTTAAAAGAAGGTGTTCGGCACCTTGTCCAGTTGTTACAAGCAAGTCTTCAACAGCTCAATCCCGAATGCGAAAACTATCAGCTCATTGAGTCCGATATATTATTACTTGACGATCAAGAGCTGCATGCCGAAATGCTTAATAGCATCGAACATCAACGCTATTCGGCAACGCTTGCTGTTCAACGAACCTTTGATACTCACGCCTATGAAATAGAGAGCATTCAAGATCCAATGATTGCCAGTCGTGGGCAAGATATTCGACACTTATCTTCAAGGCTCATCGCTGCAATCAATGGTACATTAAGTTGGAATTTAGATTACCTAACCCAAAGTACCATTATTTTAGCCCACGATATCACCCCTGCTGAATTTGCATTGCTGCCGACGAAATACATCAGTGGCATTGTGTTGGAAACGGGAAGCATAACCAGCCATACTGCGATTCTAGCTAGTGCCGCAGGCATCCCTGCGCTTTTAGATTGCCAGTATCAAAGTTTAAATATCCGCAATGGCCAACCACTAGTTATTGATGCTATTGATGGCATATTGCATCACATGCCAGATGATGAACTTGTTGAAAAACTGCGTCGCAAACAATTAGAGGAAGTGACCAGAACCAATGCTCTGTTAACCATAACAGGTCAAGAAACACAAACCCTTGATGGTCATTCCGTTTCACTTCTTGCTAATGTCGGAAATATCAATGATGTAACAAGAGCCAAGGATATCGGCTCTCTTGGCGTAGGTCTATTCAGAACTGAATTTATGCTTATGCATGACAGTGAATACCCTAACGAGCAAAAGCAATATCAAACATTTTGCGATGCGTTACATATTCTAAATGGTATGCCACTGACCATTCGAACTTTAGATGTTGGTGCGGATAAACCTCTACCTTTCGTGCAAGCTGCACAAGAAGAAAACCCAGCATTAGGAATTCGTGGCTGTCGGTATTCATTGGATCACCCTCAATATCTAAAACCTCAATTGAAAGCCGCCATGAGGGCAACAAATCATGGCTTGGTTAAAATCATGTTCCCTATGGTCAATCAGGTTGAAGAAATTGATCTGATTAAATCTGTTATAGAGGAATGTAAGCAAGAGCTGATAAATAACGATATAGGTTATGGAAATTTCGATTTTGGCATTATGGTTGAAACACCTGCTGCGGTTCTTAATTTGCCGAGTATGCTCCCAGAACTTGATTTCATAAGTATTGGCACCAATGATTTAACGCAATACAGTATGGCGGCAGACCGTAGTAACCTAAGTTTATCAAAATCTTTTCCAGCGCTTTCTCCTGCTATTTTAAAAACCATTGATCTAATCGTTACTCAAGCCAAGCAATACGATGTTAGTGTTTCACTCTGTGGAGAATTAGCCAGTGATCCTAAGGTTGTCCCATTGTTAATCGGTCTTGGCTTAAGCGAACTGAGTGTAAATTTGAATAAATTTTTAGAGATTAAATCCACAATCTGCTCTGGTGACTATAATCAATTCCAAGAGCTTGCTGAAAAAGCGTTGAAGCAGACGAGAATTCAACCACTGCAGCAATTAATTTATGCGCGTACTTGA
- the crr gene encoding PTS glucose transporter subunit IIA — MGFINQCKQWFDKTPQQTQTVDIYSPVSGEIVSIEQVPDIVFAEKIVGDGIAIKPVGSTIHAPIDGKIGKIFETNHAFNIKSENGLELFVHFGIGTVELQGNGFSRLAKEGQEVKAGEPILTFNLDYIAEQVESTLTPVVLANMEDVKNINKNLGKVSAGEDVIFSVDID; from the coding sequence ATGGGCTTTATCAATCAATGTAAACAGTGGTTTGACAAAACACCGCAGCAAACACAAACAGTTGACATCTATTCGCCAGTTTCTGGTGAAATTGTATCTATTGAGCAAGTTCCTGATATTGTATTTGCCGAAAAAATTGTTGGTGATGGCATTGCAATTAAGCCTGTAGGCTCAACAATTCATGCTCCGATTGATGGCAAAATCGGAAAAATCTTCGAAACAAACCATGCATTTAATATCAAATCGGAAAATGGTTTGGAGCTGTTTGTCCATTTCGGTATTGGTACGGTCGAATTACAAGGAAATGGGTTTAGCCGTTTGGCTAAAGAAGGCCAAGAAGTAAAGGCTGGCGAACCTATTTTAACGTTTAATCTTGACTATATTGCAGAACAGGTTGAAAGCACTTTAACACCTGTTGTTCTCGCTAATATGGAAGATGTAAAAAACATCAATAAAAACCTAGGTAAGGTCTCCGCTGGAGAAGACGTAATATTTAGCGTTGATATAGATTAG